The proteins below come from a single Poecilia reticulata strain Guanapo linkage group LG5, Guppy_female_1.0+MT, whole genome shotgun sequence genomic window:
- the ubap1 gene encoding ubiquitin-associated protein 1: MAAKKSGSDVYNNGPISYLDDVPFKINDKFRRPAKVGLPIGFLMPDYGAVLADTKYDFTLERRSVRWGIELADARAAAARAEEAAAKQEAESMESLSRDADGGGGNNLRSAAEDQDLLPPALNPVLAGLSHNAILTPLPAPRLGPRKSQDSTPQPQNLNLADFEREEDPFDKLELKTLDDKEELRNILQSQPQPPPSVSPPQQSSVSCGDSPSPPSTNTSISSKPGFAHKPNGLVALLDMDKVGHPGRAGFDTDDRPCNIRSLTFPKLSDSGEPESVKYSPAPVPVPSPRRNLTNGSPPALPKTQVIVAPEPSNHNKSGTPKPANPGTGSTGLPCGGALLSMTPSERQCVETLVGMGYSYEEVLRAMQRQGQNVEQVLDYLFLHGRLCERGFDASAVEECLEMYQCSEEKALQYLELMSRFGEMGFERHAIKEVLLVHNNDQDKALEDLMARAAAS; the protein is encoded by the exons ATGGCTGCGAAGAAGTCTGGATCAGACGTGTATAACAATG GACCCATCAGCTACCTTGATGATGTTCCCTTCAAGATAAACGACAAATTCCGGCGTCCAGCTAAAGTGGGATTACCCATTGGTTTCCTTATGCCAGATTATGGAGCTGTACTTGCAGACACAAAG TATGACTTTACATTGGAGAGGCGAAGTGTTCGCTGGGGGATAGAACTTGCTGAcgccagagcagcagcagccagagcGGAGGAGGCAGCAGCCAagcaggaggctgagagcatgGAGTCTCTGTCTCGGGATGCTGATGGAGGTGGAGGGAACAACCTTCGCTCCGCGGCGGAGGACCAGGACCTTCTGCCGCCAGCCCTGAACCCGGTCCTTGCTGGACTCAGTCACAACGCCATCCTCACTCCACTGCCGGCCCCCAGACTCGGCCCCAGAAAATCCCAGGACAGCACTCCACAGCCACAAAACCTCAACCTAGCCGACTTTGAGCGGGAGGAAGACCCGTTCGACAAGCTGGAACTGAAAACCCTGGATGATAAGGAAGAGCTGAGGAACATTCTGCAGAGCCAACCTCAGCCTCCGCCATCTGTGTCTCCACCTCAGCAAAGTTCAGTATCTTGTGGAGACAGCCCGTCTCCACCCAGCACCAACACCAGCATCTCCTCTAAGCCAGGCTTCGCTCACAAGCCGAACGGCTTGGTTGCCTTGCTGGATATGGACAAAGTGGGACATCCCGGAAGAGCAGGCTTTGACACGGACGATCGGCCTTGTAACATCCGCTCTCTGACGTTCCCCAAACTCTCCGATTCTGGTGAACCGGAGTCGGTAAAGTACAGTCCTGCACCCGTTCCCGTTCCTTCTCCCCGACGGAACCTAACCAACGGCAGCCCGCCAGCATTACCAAAAACACAAGTCATTGTCGCCCCCGAGCCATCCAACCACAACAAGAGTGGAACGCCAAAGCCG GCCAACCCTGGAACAGGATCTACTGGTCTGCCGTGCGGTGGAGCTCTCCTCAGCATGACGCCCAGCGAACGTCAGTGTGTGGAGACGCTTGTGGGAATGGGTTACTCTTATGAGGAAGTTTTACGGGCCATGCAGAGACAGGGCCAGAACGTGGAGCAG GTATTGGACTATCTGTTTCTTCATGGTCGTCTGTGCGAGAGAGGCTTTGATGCCAGCGCTGTGGAAGAGTGCTTAGAAATGTACCAGTGCTCAGAAGAAAAG GCCTTGCAGTATCTTGAACTCATGTCCAGATTTGGTGAAATGGGGTTCGAGAGACACGCGATCAAGGAGGTTCTGCTAGTCCACAACAACGATCAGGACAAGGCTCTGGAGGATCTGATGGCCCGCGCCGCTGCGAGCTGA